CTGCAAATGTCCAATCTGGAGCTGGAGGCTGCTGTCCGCGAAGAGGTGGACCAGAACCCGTTTCTCACGCTTTCGCCGCGGGGCGACGGGCGTGTCGCACCCAAGCGTGACGTTTCCAGCTCCGCCGTCCCGCTCGACCCCTTCGCCACCGTGGCCGTCCGCGAGACCCTCGCCGACCATTGCCGCCGCGAGATCGTCGGCCTTCGTTTCACCACGAAAGAGCGCGCCATCGCCGACTTTCTGATCGGCTCGCTCGCCCCCGACGGACGCCTCCCGCCCGACACGCAGGACGACACCATCGTCGCGCTGGGCGTCTCCCCCGCCGACGTCGCCGGCACCTTGGCGAAGTTGCAGACGATAGAGCCGGCGGGCCTCTTCGCGCGCGACCTCGCCGAGTGCCTCGCCCTCCAGCTCCAGGCCCGTGGCGACTTCGACCCGCTCGCCGAGCGGGTGATCGAGAACCTCGCCTTGGTGGCCAAGCGGGACGTGCGCCGTCTCGCGGACGTGTGCCAGGCGAGCGAAGCGGCGGTGATCGAGGTGCTGAGCCGGCTGCGCGGCCTCGACCCGCGGCCGGGCCTCGCGTTCGACAATACGCCCCTCGTCGCCATCGAGCCGGACGTCATCGTGCGCCGCCGTGCCGAGGGCGGGTTCATCGTCGCGCTCGACACGCAGCGCCTGCCGCGCGTCCTCGTCGATTCCGACTACCACGCCGAAGTCACCGCGATGGGCAACCAGACGGCGACGTCCTTCGCCAACCAGTGCATGCGCTCGGCCCACTGGCTGACCCGCAGCCTGGACCAGCGGGCCCGCACGATCGTCAAGGTCGCCTCTGCCATAGTGTCGCGGCAGCGAGCCTTCTTCGAGGGCGAGGCGCAGCATGTCTCGCCGCTCACCCTGCGCGAGGTGGCGCAGGACATCGGCATGCACGAGTCCACCGTCAGCCGCGTCGTGTCCAACAAGGCGCTCGCCTCGCCGCGCGGGGTGTTCCCGTTCCGCGCCTTCTTCGCGGTGGCGATCGACGCGGGCGACGGCGCGGTGTCGGCCGAGGCGGTGCGTGCACAAATTCGCCGCATTGTGGACACCGAGAGCGCCACCAATGTGAGGTCCGACGACGAGATCGTGCAGACGCTGAAGAACAGCGGCATCGTGATCGCGCGGAGGACGGTGGCGAAATATCGCGAGGCGATGAACATCCCTTCGTCGGTGGAAAGACGGCGCATGGCCCGTCATGACGGGTTCGGCTCGGTAGGGTCGCGCAGGTGATCGACAAGATCGGGCAAATCGTACACGCTCGATCTGGAACATTGACACCACTGGCGCGCGCGCCTAGAAGGCCGCGCCACGGCTCGGCGCCACCGACGATCGCGTCCCCGTGACAGTCCCTGTTTCGCGTGTCGCGGAGATGTCGGACCGTCGTCCGGCTCTGGCCTCCGCCCCACGTCTATCGAAGACGACATAGAAACGATTCGGGATTGTCATGGCCCTCACCATCGCTGGCAAGAATATGGACGTCGGCAACGCTCTGCGGCAACGCATCGAAGAGCGGGTCGAAGCGTCCGTCGGGAAATACTTCGACGGGAACCATTCCGGGCAAGTGACCGTTTCGAAGACCGGCGCCGGCTTCGAGGCCGATTGCACGATCCACCTCGACACGGGCGTCCTTCTGAAGACCTCCGCCACCGCCGGCGACGCCACAGCGGCGTTCGACCAGGCCGCCGAGCGGATCGACAAGCGACTGCGCCGCTACAAGCGCCGCCTGAAGGCCCACAAGACCGGGCCGTCCACGGCGGAAGTCGAGGCCGCGGTCGCCAACTATACCGTTCTCGCCGCCCCGGACGAGGACGAGGAGCTCGAAGAGAACTACGCGCCCCTCGTCGTCGCCGAGACACCGACCAAAATCCGTACCATGACCGTCTCCATGGCGGTCTTGCAGCTAGATCTCATCGATGCCCCAGCGCTCATGTTCCGAAACGCGGCCAACGGGTCGCTCAACGTCGTCTACCGACGCGCGGACGGGAATGTCGGCTGGATCGATCCGTCGCTCGCCTCGGGCAACGCTTCGTCCGGCGCGTCTCACACCGCTGCGGATTAATCCCGTGGACCTGACCGACCTCCTTGCTCCAGACGCTGTCGTCCAAGGCCTCGATGTCGGCTCGAAGAAGCAGGCGCTCCAGGAAATCGCCAGTCTCGCCGCACGGCGGACCGGCCTCCCGGAGCGCGAAGTGTTCGACACGCTCCTGCAACGCGAACGGCTCGGATCGACCGGTGTCGGCCACGGCATCGCGATCCCGCACGGCAAGCTCGTCGGCCTGCCCAAGCTGTCCGCGTTCTTCTTCACGCTCGCCCGGCCGATCGAGTTCGAGGCGCTGGACGACCAGCCCGTCGACCTCGTCTTCGCGCTGCTGGCGCCCGAAGACGCCGGCGCCGACCACCTGAAGGCGCTGAATAAGATCGCCCGCACGATCAAGCAGCCCGGCATGACCGACCAGCTGCGCGATGCCGAGAACGCGGCCGAGCTCTACACGCTGCTGACCCGCGCCCCCGTCGCCGCCAGCTGACCGCGCCGCGGCGGGCCGCCGACGGGCGCCACCCGCCGTCGGCACGACGGCTGCGCCGGTTATAGGCGATCCCTATCTCCGGTCGGGATGATGCCCGCTTGCCAAGGCGCTCGCGCGTTGGCATCTGGTATCGTTCAAAACAAAGGAGGACGAGAGCCATGGCGGCGCGCACGCTGTACGACAAGATCTGGGACGACCACCTCGTCGAGCTCCAGGACGACGGTACGGCGCTTCTCTACATCGACCGCCACCTCGTCCACGAGGTCACCAGCCCGCAGGCCTTCGAGGGGCTGCGCCTCGCCGGCCGCAAGGTCCACGCCCCGCAGCGCACCCTCGCCGTGGTCGATCACAACGTGCCGACGACCGATCGGTCCGCCGGGATCGACGATCCGGAGTCCCGCACCCAGGTCGAGACGCTGGCCCAGAACGCGGCCGACTTCGGCATCGAGTACTACAACGAGCTCGACGCGCGGCAGGGCATCGTCCACATCGTCGGCCCCGAGCAGGGGTTCACGCTGCCGGGCATGACCATCGTCTGCGGCGACAGCCACACCTCCACGCACGGCGCGTTCGGCGCGTTGGCGCACGGCATCGGCACGTCCGAGGTCGAGCACGTCCTGGCGACGCAGACGCTGGTGACCCGCAAGGCGAAGAACTTCCGGATCGACGTCGACGGTATCGTGCCCGCGCACGTGACGGCGAAGGACATCGTCCTGTCGATCATCGGCACCATCGGCACGGCCGGCGGCACCGGCTACGTGATCGAGTATGCCGGCGACGCGATCCGGGCGCTGTCGATGGAAGGGCGGATGACCGTCTGCAACATGTCGATCGAGGGCGGGGCGCGCGCCGGCATGGTGGCGCCCGACGAGACGACGTTCGAGTACATCGCCGGCCGCCCCAAGGCGCCGCAAGGCGCCGCGTTCGACCATGCGGTCGCCTACTGGAAGACGCTGCCGTCCGACGACGGCGCCCACTTCGACCGCGAGATCCGGCTCGACGCCGCGGCGCTTCCGCCGATCGTCACCTGGGGCACCTCGCCCGAGGCGGTGATGAGC
This portion of the Acuticoccus sp. I52.16.1 genome encodes:
- the rpoN gene encoding RNA polymerase factor sigma-54 codes for the protein MTPSLRLVQSQRQTLAMTPQLMQAIKLLQMSNLELEAAVREEVDQNPFLTLSPRGDGRVAPKRDVSSSAVPLDPFATVAVRETLADHCRREIVGLRFTTKERAIADFLIGSLAPDGRLPPDTQDDTIVALGVSPADVAGTLAKLQTIEPAGLFARDLAECLALQLQARGDFDPLAERVIENLALVAKRDVRRLADVCQASEAAVIEVLSRLRGLDPRPGLAFDNTPLVAIEPDVIVRRRAEGGFIVALDTQRLPRVLVDSDYHAEVTAMGNQTATSFANQCMRSAHWLTRSLDQRARTIVKVASAIVSRQRAFFEGEAQHVSPLTLREVAQDIGMHESTVSRVVSNKALASPRGVFPFRAFFAVAIDAGDGAVSAEAVRAQIRRIVDTESATNVRSDDEIVQTLKNSGIVIARRTVAKYREAMNIPSSVERRRMARHDGFGSVGSRR
- the hpf gene encoding ribosome hibernation-promoting factor, HPF/YfiA family, whose translation is MALTIAGKNMDVGNALRQRIEERVEASVGKYFDGNHSGQVTVSKTGAGFEADCTIHLDTGVLLKTSATAGDATAAFDQAAERIDKRLRRYKRRLKAHKTGPSTAEVEAAVANYTVLAAPDEDEELEENYAPLVVAETPTKIRTMTVSMAVLQLDLIDAPALMFRNAANGSLNVVYRRADGNVGWIDPSLASGNASSGASHTAAD
- the ptsN gene encoding PTS IIA-like nitrogen regulatory protein PtsN, which codes for MDLTDLLAPDAVVQGLDVGSKKQALQEIASLAARRTGLPEREVFDTLLQRERLGSTGVGHGIAIPHGKLVGLPKLSAFFFTLARPIEFEALDDQPVDLVFALLAPEDAGADHLKALNKIARTIKQPGMTDQLRDAENAAELYTLLTRAPVAAS
- the leuC gene encoding 3-isopropylmalate dehydratase large subunit, encoding MAARTLYDKIWDDHLVELQDDGTALLYIDRHLVHEVTSPQAFEGLRLAGRKVHAPQRTLAVVDHNVPTTDRSAGIDDPESRTQVETLAQNAADFGIEYYNELDARQGIVHIVGPEQGFTLPGMTIVCGDSHTSTHGAFGALAHGIGTSEVEHVLATQTLVTRKAKNFRIDVDGIVPAHVTAKDIVLSIIGTIGTAGGTGYVIEYAGDAIRALSMEGRMTVCNMSIEGGARAGMVAPDETTFEYIAGRPKAPQGAAFDHAVAYWKTLPSDDGAHFDREIRLDAAALPPIVTWGTSPEAVMSIDGAVPNPADITDPHKRQAMERALQYMGLTPGTPMSQIAIDKAFIGSCTNGRIEDLRAVAAVVRGHKVAEGVSAMVVPGSGLVKAQAEAEGIDKVLTDAGFEWREPGCSMCLAMNADKLNPGERCASTSNRNFEGRQGFRGRTHLVSPAMAAAAAVAGHFVDVRKF